In Desulfomonile tiedjei DSM 6799, a genomic segment contains:
- a CDS encoding serine hydrolase domain-containing protein — MRAAPCQTLDPVGFRDLEVLLNRGCEQSLFTAGALSVSRSGKTIHEQYCGNLGNSTTPSVGPDSLFDLASLTKILAVTPAWMLMEQREPGVIDSSISRWLADVPLDKSEITPRHLLAHCSGLPAWRPYYLHGSNSRSEMLDRIFSEPLEYATGTLSIYSDLGFMLLAFIVEKQFGQDFNAFVAENLYEPMGLNDDLIFLPGANNSRAVWTRYSDPPGLVHDLNARSLGGVSGHAGLFGTLKGVTSLASEFLHSLKTPEGLFRSDTIHKFCQPAGLVEGSSRALGFDTPSLEGSSSGEKFSRFSIGHTGFTGVSLWIDIPREIIGVLLTNRVFMGESDLRIKQFRPLVYNTIIEMLE; from the coding sequence TTGAGAGCCGCCCCATGTCAAACGCTTGATCCTGTGGGATTCCGCGATCTCGAGGTCTTGCTGAATCGCGGCTGCGAACAATCACTATTTACTGCTGGGGCATTATCGGTTTCCCGTTCAGGAAAGACAATTCATGAACAATATTGTGGAAACCTGGGAAATTCGACAACCCCGAGTGTCGGACCGGATAGTCTCTTTGACTTGGCCTCTCTCACCAAAATCCTCGCAGTCACTCCTGCCTGGATGCTCATGGAGCAGCGGGAACCAGGTGTAATCGACAGCAGTATCTCACGTTGGTTAGCCGACGTACCCCTCGACAAATCGGAGATAACTCCGAGACATCTCCTGGCTCACTGTTCCGGCCTTCCGGCATGGAGACCGTATTATTTGCACGGTTCCAATTCCCGTAGTGAAATGCTCGACCGGATCTTTTCCGAGCCTTTGGAATACGCGACCGGAACGCTGTCAATCTATTCCGATCTCGGGTTTATGCTGCTCGCTTTCATCGTCGAAAAACAATTCGGCCAGGATTTCAACGCCTTTGTCGCAGAAAACCTGTATGAGCCCATGGGACTGAATGACGATCTCATTTTTCTGCCCGGTGCGAACAACAGCCGTGCTGTATGGACCAGGTACAGCGATCCTCCCGGATTGGTTCACGATCTCAATGCGAGGTCGCTGGGCGGAGTTTCAGGTCATGCGGGATTGTTCGGAACTCTGAAAGGTGTGACATCGCTTGCATCCGAGTTTCTGCATTCCCTAAAGACTCCTGAAGGCCTGTTTCGAAGCGACACCATCCATAAGTTTTGCCAGCCGGCCGGATTGGTAGAAGGCTCTTCTCGTGCGCTTGGCTTCGATACTCCTTCTCTTGAAGGCTCGTCCAGTGGAGAGAAATTCTCTCGTTTCAGCATAGGTCATACGGGTTTCACAGGCGTTTCTCTGTGGATTGATATTCCCAGGGAAATAATTGGCGTACTCCTCACGAACCGGGTCTTTATGGGGGAATCCGACCTCCGCATCAAACAATTCCGCCCTCTCGTTTACAATACCATTATTGAAATGCTGGAATGA
- a CDS encoding nucleotidyltransferase family protein: protein MIHIDVPKEKLTAFCRKRHIRWMACFGSAVRDDFGPDSDVDVLVEFAPDHTPGWEIVDIEEDLSALLGGRKVDLINPKYLNRRLRDRVLAEAEVLYAEG, encoded by the coding sequence ATGATACACATAGATGTGCCTAAAGAGAAGCTCACGGCATTCTGCCGTAAACGTCATATTCGTTGGATGGCCTGCTTTGGTTCAGCAGTTCGGGACGATTTTGGACCAGATAGCGATGTGGATGTTCTCGTGGAGTTCGCACCGGACCATACCCCTGGATGGGAAATAGTTGACATAGAGGAAGATTTATCAGCGCTGCTGGGCGGCAGGAAAGTGGACCTCATCAATCCCAAGTACCTCAACCGACGGTTAAGAGATCGGGTCCTGGCCGAAGCGGAGGTCCTCTATGCAGAGGGATGA